AGACTGTTCCGTACAAGAACACAGCTAAAAAGTTCAACAGCGTAGCTAATTCGCGATCTCAAGGTAAatggtttatttttgaaaagaccAGTTTGTATACTTAGTTATTAGGTAAATCTAATgtcaattatttgaaaaaattaaaaaaaatgaatttcaggTTCTCCAAGTACCTCAGCTCGGTGGTCGATGTCGTCGTTGATGTTGATCATCACTTGGTCTATACATTCGATTTTGTTTAGGTGAAAACCAGTCTAATTTCCCCCCCAATGCATTTGGCAATTTGGTGAGATcgctgaaaaaaagaaagaagaaaaatcactcTGCTTGTAAACTCAAAATAAACTATTCAACTGTTCTGTATAAATACATCTGGCttcaatacaaaataataataataataaccactAACCACAAACTAAATGAATTCGATTTCGGAATTATTTGTGCTTGATGTTCTGCTCTAGCGCTTTCTTGTTGGCATCTCCTCCCCACAGCATGGCAAAAACTTGTCGCTCGTTTTTCAGAGACTCTTCATAAGGTACTGCACGGGCGGTCGCGACGATTTGCTTCAGTGCGTGAACGATCTCTGGCGCGTGTTTCAATTTAGACTGCAACCACTGTTTAGCCTCTTCGACGGCTTCTGGCAATTCAACAGATTTTGTGATGCCATTCGCGAGACCCATGACTACAGCTTCCGAAGCCGATATCTGACGTGAGGTTAGTAGCAATTCCAGCGCTCGGTGTTGACCCAAAAGCTGGACTAGTCTCGTGCCACCTCCCCATCCGGTGACTACGCCCATTCTTCCTTGAACGAAACcgatttcccctttttcagTGAACAATCGGAAATCACAGGATGTTGCTAGTTCGGCTCCTCCACCAAGAGCTTTGCCTTGAATTAGGGCCACTGAAATCAAAGGCAACTGGTGCAGGCGTGTCAAAGTGTTGTGCATTAGAGTGGCCATCTTGTAGCCATCATCAGGATTAGATATTTGGCGAACGGTATTTAAATCTCCCCCAGAACAAAATGTTTCTCCAACAGAATGTAAAATGATCCCTTTGCCAGCTTTCCAATCTTCTAATGTGTTTACTGCATTCCACAGGTCAACCATCATACTACCTACATATAGAACATGAAATACAACAGTTtgtaaatgttaaaataaaaaagatatgaTTTCAAATTACCACTGAGAGCATTTCGTCTTTCTGGGTGGTTGATTTTTAGAATGGCAAGTCCACTTTCATTGTCTTTCACCAACTCTATCTTCCCTCCTTCAAATTTTGAGAATTGTTCGGAAATTGTGATGACTGGTGTTTCTGGACCTGCATAGTGATTCACCCATCGCCTCTCTGCATTGAAACTCATGGTGGGAGAGTAAGGGATTTTCCTTAGTTTTGTGATGCGCAAATTTTGAATGACGCGTTTATAGTGTATGAACATTAGGACACAGCGGAAATCAACtgtgaaaaagaagataaaaatggTTTACATGTATCTTCATCATTCATACAGTTGAACaatatttgtaaaatttattactaTGCTGTCAAAAGATATACTTAATAATACAATCTGAAGTAATAGATAGTATATAATCTTACTGGAACGGAAATTTAATCGTATAAAGTTAAAGCCTTAATAAAGGTCTCGTTTCCAGCACTGTGCACTGAGCACTAGCACTCACTTcgtaattgtttgtttttgtatacTGCTGCCCTCCATTGAGAGTGACAGGTACTGCACTTGCGGGGGTAACTAAAACTCGGGGAATGGAATCGGGGATCGCCATTTTCCCCGAGCTTTAGTGTGTTCAAACAAGGTGACGGCCTGACGGGTAAACAAACAACCAACGACTAAAACTCGGGGAACTTCTTCAGCAACGGTCCATAACTCAAAGTTTCAATCATTGAATTGTTAAATTGTGGTGATCATTTGGAAAATAAGTTCGTTCACGCAAAagtttgcttttgtttctcgGTGGCCTAACCTGACACCTGTGTTACCCACTGCTGTCCCGTTGCCTCCTATAAACGTGGATAAAACAGCAATCAAACGTCAAATCAAGGAAATGCTAGAAACAGCCTTGAGTTTGAGTATTCAGTATGACTATTGAAGTTTTTTGCttaaaacgagaaaaataaacagtcCACAAGGGGATTGGCATTGGTTATAGTTCCACGTCAGACTTCAGACAACAAAATATCAgtgttaaagaaaaatcagtgAAAAGATCGTGCAAAAAACGTGTGGAATCAATGAAAGGCTTTTTACTTACAGAttcaatagagaaaaaaagtcaagatTGATAACTTTTAATCTTTTCATTCAACATCTATTACAGCCAATCTCTTACAATGTGAACAGCAAGATTACTAAGTGAGACTTAAGCAACTTGCTTTAGTAAAAATAACTTTCTGGCTATTTTAACGAAAtctattatttctcttttcagactGACATATTTGAACCGACATTGACGCGatgatcattaaaaaaaactgacgtTCGGGAAGAAATTAGCTTGGTGAGGAAACTCTTGTCATGGAGAAAAGTAATATGTGGCTGTACTCAAGCCTCCAACAAATGAACTCTTGCTGCAGTTTTAACCAAGACGGTATTTGAAAAGCCCCTTTAGAAAGAGCTATACTATCTGAGGCAGGTGACTCCCATGATACAATTATCAAGCAAGTATAAGGTGAATCAAATTCAACTGccttatttcatttgaaaaggcTAATACTTCGTTATATTTAGGCAAGGACAATTGTAATCTGGAACTCGACGAACAGGTCAAtgttgagaaagaagaagatgactgCTCAATACAATTAAATCAAAGAAGGACAATACGGAAGCTCTGGTGGAAGCTATGAAAGAGTTTGGCGTTGAAGTGGATATCGATTTAATTTAACTAGTGTGAAATCCCAAAGTAGAGCCAGAAGGTCCATCTATCACCGGCACACCAATATCCAACGGAACTTACTCCACAAGACTGGCATAAGTGTAGTGCCTACTGAAATTAACTTACGAATCATAGTTCCGATGGATTCACTTTCAAGGAGAAAAGCAGTCGACAGTCCCTATAGGAGGAGAGACACTGTAACTGCCATTTGCTTAGCGATTGAGATTAGCGAAAGTCGTGGATACCATCTGTCAATCAATGCGTCTTGTCTACCGACCCGGATCCCCCGTGTGTATATCGATCCTCTCGATCCTGGTTGCTTACATCCGCCAAGTTTTTATTGACACTAGCCAGCAAAAAGCTCGCAGGTAAAAGTATACGGTCATGATCTTCATGTTTTTCCTACCGAGAAATCTTTTAGCAAAATGAGATTTGGGTGTCTTTATCTTAATTCTATTCTTAGAAACATTCGCGAAGATAACGGAAAAGAGACACCAACACgggggaaagaaacaaaaggacgCCAGTTCATCCATTCTCACGCTCAAAAGAAGTTCCGTTGATTACTGTACCCCAAGCTTGTCTGCTTAACATTTAAGGTAAGACGACGATAGCTCTAAGCCTCTAATAAGATAAACAGCAATGGCTGTGGAAGAACTGAACAAACGCAAAAGATTCAAATCgccgtcacttttttttataaagcaGGAACACATTTCTATTACCTACCTTTTGTTCGTTTCTGTCATCCAGCAGTTCCTTACTGTCTACTAGTTCGTAATCCGAAATACAAAATCGCTTTACAACTGTAAATTGAATTATACTTTGaagatgaaataattaaaaaaaaaatgtctcctttttttctcatttcagggTTGTGAGTTTGGGACCGGCGAATGTagtttttaaagtaaaataagtcGTCGAAGAACGCTCCGTCAacgtcaatttttatttgccaatAAACAGTGCCCGAAGAGTTCATACCGAGACCGCTATTTCATGTGCCTTGGCTTGCAGGATACGAATTAGGTAATCTAAAATTGAGCGAAGATGGTGACGAGAGTTGCAACGTGGAAGCGGCTCACCTCTGGAAGATGTTTAGCGAAGATGACGTTGAAGTGAAATGCAGTATGTTTCCTCCAAGTGCTGCCAAACGCTCAGAGTCTGATTGAAAAGTGTTCGAATCCGGTCAATCGGTCTATCCATCTAATTGGTCCATTACTTCCtggttgatttgattttcattttcaccatCATTTAGAGATTGACTTAacatttgctgttgccttgtaCTCTTGTAAATAGTATGTTACAGTGAATAGAAATGCATTCTGAATAACTGGCAGGTTAGCTAACCAACTGAGTGTTTTCCtttcagcaatccactgtCCAAGCACTGTTGCCCAGGTGCTGAAACGTCTGGTTGCAGACAAGGCACATGAACCAATATCACTGCCTTTTCTTCAGGTGTAGAAGTTGGACTGGTGAAGTTGTGTCGTTGTTGAAGTGCGTTTGATTTCAGCTGGGGTCGTTACCGACTTCGCAACCAGATTCTTTGCCATTATTTGCAATCGGAATAATCAGTTTAGGTAAGTCAACGTTTACTAGACATTTCCATGTAAACTTTCGCTCTATGTCGTAATTTGTCGTAAAATGTCGCATTGCCCAATGTCAGATGTTACGTTTGCTTCTGTGTttgtacttcttttttttccagtcgaGTTTACGGTGCAAATTTAGCCATAAGCCACGGTTTGATTTTGGAAGTGATGAAGTATTTCTAAGCCATTCGACCAAGCTTAATCGAAAGTGAACAATTCTAAGGCATGTAAGTTAATCGTTAGAGTTTTGACTTTTCGAAAGATCCATTTTTTAATCTACaccaatttattttgtgaaagcATGCCGAAGATCTTTTGCCTTTCTCATCCACGTGATCGCTGCCGTGTCATGAAGATGCTTCTTTGAGAGGGTCTCTACTATATTGTAACTTGCAAGACAAAAAAGTGATGAGaacaggaaatctgaattGCTTATAATGTACTTTTAAGATAAATCAATTAGGTTAGTATATTGCTTACATTTTAGTCTACGTATGTGTGCTAAAGAGTCGTACACTCGTAAGTTACTTTAGaatgtttaaaatgaaatttaggtgtatattttcaacatgttctaactgatgcagtgtttatttatcatttttcaattaccattttagagttcaacctgcagacgggccggccagtttgcatgtcctttacgcttgaaggtcgcggtgaacattacgtgtaaaactgtcaatgcggtggtgtagaggttgggtgagaaaggtacgtgtttcatcattatcaagcaggtataatagccgcaaggctcagccatttgatattcattttgatatttgttgttgtagacccatccccagcaacgccaacctaaagaagaaaaggccagtttgcattttctttatgCTCGTGTCACAgagatcattacataaaacgtatcatgcgacggcggagaggttgggtgagaaaggtacgtgtttcatcattatcaaacaggtacaatacccgcaaggcttaagaggtgagggtgatcaaaaaatcgtatataaaggagagaggaaaaggccagagacatcagtcgagtgagcatctccgacacggcaacaactgctgtgccctatctgtcaccatctgccttcttcaccgtattgccagTTCGCATCCGTGGGtaaaatattctgtctttacaTGGAGTTTTCTATTAATGTcagttattttctgtttgttaatatgcaatttattattgaatattaatgtttgaatttgtttactgtctagttaataaggcgtcgtatgctgttgggtgttgtatcgttgattggtgggtcgaccactggtgtaatgatgtctcctgggtatggcggataccaaacccgCAAACcgcgacgccgccgccgccttactacccaaaacttacgcaacgaccagttactgcaccgaggtctaAAAGCACTACActactaaggcaccggagttttatatcACAACTTttgctgccccgagccactacactgacgtcctgaagtattactctgccccgagttactacacctccaaggcgacggagcatgactacgcatgctgcctcatcctactacaccgaggctcccaagtattactctgttctcagctacttattgcaccgattttcctaaatactactctgttcccagctgctacaccgaggctcccgctgattactccaccaaaacggtcgaatactacaccgaagcggtaaagtactactctgccccgatctacacaaccacaactgaggcggccaagtattacgcagtcccgacttactacacagaagctgctctttcgtactacgttgaacagaaatactacactgatccTCCAGCTCACTACACCACTACCTAGtacctacgctacaccgcagcccccaagtactacacctaAGAAGCCGCCTGTTAcccaacaacgtatgctgccttagttactacaccgaggctcctaagtactacatcactaaggcaccggaattctaaacgtctatgtatgctgcccctgcctactacaccgaggccccgcattacaACAACAGTGAAGTGCTCAAGTACTGCACTACAACCTaggctgccccgagctactacacctacgtcccgaagtattactgtgcgtaagaGGAgtcgtcaaaaaaaaaagaagtcgtgcccgaactgcagtgccctatctgtcaccaaccgATTCCTCATCGTATAACCGATTCGCatttatgggtaaatattcttatttttacattgagtttgagtttttatctatttgttgatatgcctgttaatatttaatgttaatgtttttatttgtttactgtCTAGTTAATAAGGCGTCGTATGtggttgggtgttgtatcgttgatggctgggtcgaccgcTGGTGTAacgatgtctccttggtatggcggaaaccaaaccgcaacgccgccgccttactacacaacaacaacttacccaacgaccagttcctgcaccgaggtcttcaagtactacaccactaaagcaccggagttttatgctataacttacgctgccccgagccactacactgacgccctgaagtattactctgccctgagttactacaccatctaggcgatggagtactacatgactacgtatgctgctcATCCTATTACACCGAGActtctaagtattactctgttctcatctaCTTACCGCACctattttcctaaatactactctgttcccagctgctacaccgaggctcccgctgattactccaccaaaacggtcgagtactacaccgaagcggcaaaatACTTCTcagccccgatctacacaaccacaactgaggcggccaagtatcacgcagtcccgacttgctacacaAAAGCTGccctttcgtgctacgttgaacagaaatactacactgatgctccagtctactacaccatgACCTACGCcacacctagctacaacacggcagcccccaagtactacaccgaaggcgccgcctattacacgactacgtacgctgcctagtttacaacatcgaggaatttaagtattaccctgctccaaactactaccaaactgaggttCATGTGTATTATACATCAGCAATTCTCCCGACTATGTcaccactacttacgctgctccgacctatacaccgaagttctgaagtatttctcttgtgttgaaagattgctgaaatacaaggttgattgataaatcacaagtgcatgtctctattttctccttaagTACCTTAACTCCTGCTGATAATTGCATGatatgagaaaatatttctgagtgctatgtacaaataattgatcttgcaaaatacaaaaataaaaattcaaactcatgtTTTACATTCCAATAA
This window of the Daphnia pulex isolate KAP4 chromosome 5, ASM2113471v1 genome carries:
- the LOC124194184 gene encoding ethylmalonyl-CoA decarboxylase-like, whose protein sequence is MFIHYKRVIQNLRITKLRKIPYSPTMSFNAERRWVNHYAGPETPVITISEQFSKFEGGKIELVKDNESGLAILKINHPERRNALSGSMMVDLWNAVNTLEDWKAGKGIILHSVGETFCSGGDLNTVRQISNPDDGYKMATLMHNTLTRLHQLPLISVALIQGKALGGGAELATSCDFRLFTEKGEIGFVQGRMGVVTGWGGGTRLVQLLGQHRALELLLTSRQISASEAVVMGLANGITKSVELPEAVEEAKQWLQSKLKHAPEIVHALKQIVATARAVPYEESLKNERQVFAMLWGGDANKKALEQNIKHK